Proteins encoded in a region of the Paenibacillus pedocola genome:
- a CDS encoding DUF3243 domain-containing protein produces the protein MSEHNHVVSKDGNLSINRVNDALERIEPEQKERILNNFEDFKGYLSKRIQLAQKIGLGEEQLAVAAEKIADYLAAHEEPRNSEEKLLLELWKVGSKEERHRLAHMLVKLAQQ, from the coding sequence ATGTCCGAACATAATCATGTGGTCAGCAAGGACGGAAATCTCAGCATTAACCGGGTGAATGATGCCCTGGAGCGGATTGAACCGGAACAGAAAGAGCGGATCTTGAATAACTTTGAGGATTTTAAAGGTTATTTGAGTAAGCGCATTCAACTGGCGCAAAAAATCGGACTGGGCGAAGAACAGCTCGCTGTGGCAGCAGAAAAAATCGCTGATTATCTGGCCGCCCATGAAGAGCCGCGCAATAGTGAGGAGAAGCTTCTGCTGGAGCTGTGGAAGGTCGGCAGCAAAGAAGAAAGACACCGGCTGGCGCATATGCTCGTGAAGCTGGCGCAGCAGTGA
- a CDS encoding glutathione peroxidase, with protein MSIYSFAGVTPSGKEVPLKDYEGKVLLIANTASKCGLTPQYGDLQKLYEQYGDQGLVVLGFPCNQFAGQEPGTSEEAEEFCQINYGVKFPIFAKIDVNGPEASPLFQYLKGQQPGEGESSDIQWNFTKFLVDRSGNVTARVEPKESPETMKGLIESLL; from the coding sequence ATGTCGATTTACAGTTTTGCCGGAGTGACCCCTTCGGGTAAGGAAGTGCCGCTTAAGGATTATGAAGGTAAAGTGCTGCTGATAGCCAACACAGCCAGTAAATGCGGACTTACCCCGCAGTATGGTGATCTTCAGAAGCTTTACGAACAGTATGGAGATCAAGGACTTGTGGTTCTGGGCTTTCCCTGCAATCAATTCGCCGGCCAGGAGCCGGGAACGAGCGAGGAAGCCGAAGAATTCTGCCAGATCAACTATGGTGTTAAATTCCCTATCTTCGCCAAAATTGATGTCAACGGACCGGAAGCCAGCCCGCTGTTTCAATATTTGAAGGGGCAGCAGCCGGGTGAAGGTGAAAGCAGTGACATCCAGTGGAATTTCACCAAGTTTCTTGTAGACCGCAGCGGAAATGTAACAGCACGGGTGGAACCGAAGGAGTCGCCGGAAACGATGAAGGGGCTTATTGAATCTTTGCTGTAG
- a CDS encoding FAD-dependent oxidoreductase gives MKVAVIGCTHAGTAAIVNTAQLYPDAEITVYERNDNISFLSCGIALYVGGVIKDPQGLFYSSPEKLAELGVTTKMRHEVIKVDTAGKTLRARNLATGEEFNDSYDKLIMTTGSWPIVPKLEGMELDGILLSKNYNHSNTIIERAQQVNRITVVGAGYIGVELVEAFQMNGKQVTLIDGEERILSKYLDEEFTTPIQQSLEDHGIKLALGEKVSSFAGENGKVTKVITSKGEHETDLVILCIGFRPNTELLKGQVDMLPNGAIMVNDYMQTSLPDVFAAGDSCAIHYNPTGQHAYIPLATNAVRMGTLVARNLVENTIPYMGTQGTSGIKIYEDNIAGTGLTEDAAKAEGMDVESVMITDNYRPEFMPTFEQVQLKVVYARGTRRILGAQIMSKMDLTQSINTVSVCIQNRMTVDQLAFIDFFFQPHYNKPWNFLNTAGLQALPKTMDRKEPVTV, from the coding sequence ATGAAAGTAGCAGTCATTGGATGTACCCATGCCGGAACCGCCGCAATTGTTAATACCGCACAGCTTTACCCGGATGCCGAGATTACGGTTTACGAACGCAATGATAATATTTCCTTCTTGTCGTGCGGCATTGCTCTATATGTGGGTGGAGTCATTAAAGATCCGCAAGGCTTGTTCTATTCGTCACCGGAAAAGCTTGCTGAACTCGGTGTTACAACTAAGATGCGCCATGAGGTCATCAAGGTAGACACAGCCGGCAAAACGCTGCGCGCCCGCAATCTGGCGACCGGTGAGGAATTCAATGATTCCTATGACAAGCTGATCATGACGACGGGTTCATGGCCGATTGTTCCGAAGCTGGAAGGCATGGAGCTGGACGGCATTCTGCTCTCGAAGAACTATAACCATTCCAATACCATTATTGAAAGAGCACAGCAGGTCAACAGAATTACGGTTGTTGGTGCCGGATATATCGGTGTAGAGCTGGTAGAAGCTTTCCAGATGAATGGTAAGCAGGTTACGCTGATTGATGGCGAGGAACGCATCCTCAGCAAATATCTGGATGAAGAATTCACCACTCCGATCCAGCAGTCGCTCGAGGATCACGGTATTAAGCTGGCGCTCGGTGAAAAGGTAAGCTCATTTGCCGGTGAGAACGGTAAAGTGACCAAAGTGATTACGAGCAAAGGCGAGCATGAAACGGATCTGGTTATCCTCTGCATCGGCTTCCGTCCGAATACAGAGCTGCTGAAGGGACAGGTTGATATGCTGCCTAATGGTGCCATCATGGTCAATGACTATATGCAGACCAGCCTGCCGGATGTCTTCGCTGCCGGTGACAGCTGTGCGATCCATTACAACCCGACCGGACAGCATGCCTATATCCCGCTGGCAACGAATGCCGTCCGTATGGGAACACTGGTCGCCCGCAATCTGGTGGAGAACACCATCCCTTACATGGGAACACAGGGAACTTCGGGAATCAAAATCTATGAAGATAACATCGCCGGCACCGGTCTGACTGAGGATGCAGCGAAGGCTGAAGGTATGGATGTAGAAAGTGTAATGATTACCGACAACTACCGTCCGGAATTTATGCCAACCTTTGAACAGGTGCAGTTGAAAGTGGTCTATGCCCGCGGCACCCGCCGGATTCTCGGTGCGCAGATTATGTCCAAGATGGATCTGACCCAATCGATCAATACCGTGTCGGTTTGCATTCAGAACCGCATGACCGTGGACCAGCTGGCCTTCATTGATTTCTTCTTCCAGCCGCATTACAACAAGCCTTGGAACTTCCTGAATACAGCCGGCCTTCAGGCCCTGCCGAAAACCATGGACCGTAAAGAACCCGTAACCGTATAA
- a CDS encoding molybdopterin-containing oxidoreductase family protein translates to MALKHSKDGIFPAVCPLDCPDTCGLLVHKQNGKIVKVEGNPEHPVTRGAICNKVRNMAERVHHPERLMHPLRRTGPKGSGAFEQISWDEAITEIAGRFKQLSQEYGPESILPYYFYGNMGVLSVGGMDRRFFNRLGASQLDAKICSAAGTAGWVYTMGMDGGASPEDTVNADLIIVWGGNIVSTNMHQVVFAEQARKRGAKVVVIDVHRNRTAQWGDWFLPLYPGTDSALALGLMHILFRDGLTDDAFLEKYTVGHKELREQALGYPPELVSQITGVPVEDIEQLAKLYGEAKVPYIHIGNGLQHHDNGGMNVRSIACLPALVGAWLKPGGGAIKSNGAYSSTNSRALARPDLRSNPQARSINMNRIGEALELKEQPVMSLFVYCSNPLVVAPNADKVKAGFAREDLFTVVHDLFMTDTAQYADIVLPASSTFENTDLFGSYWHHYMQLQEPILEKQGECKSNVELFSLLGQAMGFDPEIFGQSELEMIRETLDHPSNPYMSGVTLERLMAERFVKLDMTPKEHYLENLPTPSGKIELYSQAMERAGLPPLPEYTPLKEGYDGVRRPEQGAAYPLMFISPPNHNFLNSTFGNVEKHKKMEKKPALQIHPEDAAARDITDGDEITVYNSRGIVELTAMVTEKMLPGTVVSQGLWWEGQGTRQRVNVLTPDRLSDMDGGATFFSATVEVKKREQPLASTCSMQL, encoded by the coding sequence ATGGCCTTGAAGCATAGTAAAGACGGCATATTTCCGGCGGTATGTCCACTGGATTGCCCAGACACCTGCGGACTGCTGGTGCATAAGCAGAACGGTAAAATTGTAAAAGTAGAAGGGAATCCCGAGCATCCGGTGACCCGGGGAGCCATCTGCAATAAGGTGCGGAACATGGCGGAGCGCGTACACCATCCCGAGCGTCTGATGCATCCCCTCCGCCGCACCGGCCCGAAGGGCAGCGGAGCCTTCGAGCAGATTAGCTGGGATGAAGCAATTACGGAAATTGCCGGACGCTTCAAGCAGCTGTCACAGGAATACGGGCCGGAGAGCATCCTCCCGTACTATTTCTACGGCAATATGGGCGTGCTCAGCGTGGGCGGCATGGACCGGCGCTTCTTTAACAGGCTGGGCGCAAGCCAGCTCGATGCCAAAATCTGCAGCGCGGCCGGCACGGCCGGCTGGGTGTACACCATGGGAATGGACGGGGGAGCCAGCCCGGAGGATACGGTAAATGCCGATCTGATTATCGTCTGGGGCGGCAACATTGTGAGCACCAACATGCATCAGGTCGTGTTCGCGGAGCAGGCGCGTAAGCGCGGCGCGAAGGTAGTAGTCATTGATGTGCACCGCAACCGGACAGCCCAGTGGGGGGACTGGTTCCTGCCGCTCTACCCCGGTACAGATTCCGCACTGGCGCTGGGACTGATGCATATTCTGTTCCGGGACGGGCTGACGGACGATGCCTTTCTCGAAAAGTACACAGTAGGACATAAGGAACTGCGTGAGCAGGCGCTGGGCTACCCGCCGGAGCTTGTATCGCAGATTACAGGCGTGCCAGTGGAGGATATTGAACAGCTGGCCAAGCTGTACGGCGAGGCGAAGGTGCCCTATATCCATATCGGCAACGGGCTGCAGCATCACGATAATGGCGGGATGAATGTCCGCAGCATCGCCTGTCTGCCGGCGCTGGTCGGCGCGTGGCTGAAGCCGGGCGGCGGGGCGATCAAATCCAACGGAGCCTATTCCTCGACCAACTCCCGGGCGCTGGCCCGTCCCGATTTGCGGAGCAATCCGCAGGCGCGCAGCATAAATATGAACCGGATCGGGGAGGCGCTGGAGCTGAAAGAGCAGCCGGTTATGAGCCTGTTCGTTTACTGCAGCAATCCGCTTGTAGTTGCCCCTAATGCCGATAAGGTAAAGGCAGGCTTTGCCCGTGAGGACCTGTTTACGGTTGTACATGATCTGTTTATGACCGACACTGCGCAGTATGCCGATATCGTGCTGCCTGCCTCCTCAACCTTTGAGAATACGGACTTATTCGGTTCTTACTGGCATCATTATATGCAGCTGCAAGAGCCAATACTGGAGAAGCAGGGTGAGTGCAAAAGCAATGTCGAGCTTTTCTCGCTGCTGGGACAGGCTATGGGCTTTGACCCGGAAATCTTCGGCCAGTCCGAGCTTGAGATGATCCGTGAGACGCTTGACCATCCCAGCAATCCGTATATGAGCGGGGTTACGCTGGAACGGCTGATGGCGGAGCGGTTCGTCAAGCTGGACATGACGCCTAAAGAGCATTACCTGGAGAACCTGCCCACCCCTTCGGGCAAGATCGAGCTTTATTCCCAGGCGATGGAGCGGGCCGGCTTGCCTCCGCTGCCTGAGTATACCCCGCTGAAGGAAGGGTATGACGGGGTGCGGCGTCCGGAGCAGGGAGCGGCGTATCCGCTGATGTTCATCTCCCCGCCGAACCATAATTTCCTGAACTCGACGTTCGGCAATGTGGAGAAGCATAAGAAGATGGAGAAAAAACCGGCACTGCAGATTCACCCGGAGGATGCGGCGGCGCGGGATATTACAGACGGTGATGAAATTACGGTGTATAACAGCAGAGGTATAGTAGAACTCACGGCTATGGTTACGGAGAAAATGCTGCCGGGTACGGTGGTCAGTCAGGGGCTGTGGTGGGAAGGCCAAGGAACAAGGCAGCGGGTGAATGTGCTTACGCCGGACCGGCTGAGCGACATGGACGGCGGTGCGACTTTTTTCTCGGCTACCGTTGAAGTGAAGAAGCGGGAGCAGCCCTTGGCTTCAACCTGTTCTATGCAGCTTTAG
- a CDS encoding M15 family metallopeptidase, with protein MSRTVKIVILFIAVIAVGWGIGKYTSPSPSASIEEGASAGAGEDLQAPPISSSEPSFEPSPEPSAVASDAPEAPGTGSEPTAEPSDKPDNSGNQASAEPSPAATAKPATAKPTDTGSSGTGDPAAEQTAAEPDSMTVMVNKQYQLPDGYKPADLVYPDVPFIFSEKIEKRMMRKTAAGALERMFAGAKKDGVYLAGVSAYRSEKTQTTLFNNYVARDGEEKARTYSAVPGHSEHQTGLAIDVSGSDGKCAAESCFGGTKEADWLAAHAAEYGFIIRYPEGKQGITGYMYEPWHIRYVGKDIAEEIAAKGITLEEYYDAVPVSK; from the coding sequence ATGTCTAGGACTGTCAAAATCGTTATCTTGTTTATCGCCGTGATTGCCGTAGGTTGGGGGATCGGTAAATACACCTCTCCGTCTCCATCGGCTTCCATAGAAGAAGGCGCGTCCGCAGGGGCGGGAGAGGATCTTCAGGCTCCGCCAATTTCATCTTCCGAGCCATCGTTCGAGCCATCGCCTGAGCCTTCGGCTGTAGCTTCGGACGCTCCAGAGGCACCCGGCACAGGAAGCGAGCCTACTGCTGAACCTTCGGACAAGCCGGACAATTCCGGCAATCAGGCTAGCGCAGAGCCTTCGCCGGCCGCAACCGCTAAGCCTGCAACCGCTAAGCCTACTGACACGGGCAGCAGCGGTACAGGTGACCCTGCGGCGGAGCAGACTGCCGCAGAACCGGACAGTATGACTGTTATGGTCAACAAACAGTATCAGCTGCCGGACGGGTACAAGCCTGCGGATCTGGTGTATCCGGATGTGCCGTTTATTTTCTCGGAGAAGATTGAGAAGCGGATGATGCGCAAGACTGCAGCCGGGGCGCTGGAGCGGATGTTCGCAGGCGCGAAGAAGGACGGTGTCTATCTGGCAGGTGTGTCCGCCTACCGTTCCGAGAAGACGCAGACCACGCTGTTCAACAACTATGTAGCTAGAGACGGCGAAGAGAAGGCCCGCACCTACAGTGCAGTACCCGGCCACAGTGAGCATCAGACAGGCCTGGCGATTGACGTATCGGGCAGTGACGGCAAATGCGCCGCTGAGAGCTGCTTCGGGGGGACGAAGGAAGCCGACTGGCTGGCCGCCCATGCGGCCGAATACGGCTTTATTATCCGCTATCCGGAAGGCAAGCAGGGAATTACCGGTTATATGTACGAGCCTTGGCACATCCGTTATGTAGGTAAGGATATTGCTGAAGAGATCGCTGCCAAAGGGATTACCCTGGAAGAATACTACGATGCCGTTCCGGTGTCGAAATAA
- a CDS encoding formate/nitrite transporter family protein, protein MAYNKPQQIAEVTVENGIKKAHNPLAAVLILGFLGGAFIALGFLLDIRVIAGAPKEWGSIANFIGASVFPVGLILVLLAGGELLTGNMMAVPLAFMAKKISFWEVIKNLVLITLSNLAGALFVAYFFGHVVGLTADGVYLDKLVDMAEHKIDVTFLQAFVSGIGCNWLVALAVWLSYGADNFSGKILGIWFPTMAFVAIGFQHVVANMFLIPAAIFEGHFTWAQYFGNFAPVWLGNLTGGAIFVGAAYYMAYLRKTPAAVQAVEGVAASGVKKHA, encoded by the coding sequence ATGGCTTATAACAAACCGCAGCAGATCGCCGAGGTCACGGTAGAGAACGGGATCAAGAAAGCCCACAACCCGCTTGCCGCTGTACTCATTCTCGGTTTTCTGGGAGGAGCGTTTATTGCGCTCGGATTTTTACTGGATATTCGCGTCATTGCCGGCGCTCCGAAGGAATGGGGCTCCATCGCTAACTTTATCGGGGCTTCCGTCTTCCCGGTAGGGCTTATTCTGGTGCTGCTGGCCGGAGGGGAACTGCTGACAGGCAATATGATGGCGGTACCGCTGGCGTTCATGGCGAAGAAGATTTCGTTCTGGGAAGTGATCAAGAACCTGGTGCTGATTACGCTCAGCAATCTGGCAGGTGCCTTGTTCGTTGCTTATTTCTTCGGTCACGTGGTCGGTCTTACGGCAGATGGGGTATACCTGGATAAACTGGTCGATATGGCCGAACATAAGATTGATGTAACCTTCCTGCAGGCTTTTGTCTCGGGGATTGGCTGTAACTGGCTGGTAGCACTGGCCGTTTGGCTCTCCTACGGAGCGGATAATTTCAGCGGCAAAATTCTCGGGATCTGGTTCCCGACGATGGCCTTCGTAGCCATTGGCTTCCAGCACGTTGTAGCTAACATGTTCCTGATCCCTGCTGCTATATTCGAAGGACATTTCACCTGGGCTCAGTATTTCGGCAACTTTGCTCCGGTCTGGCTCGGCAATCTTACCGGGGGAGCCATTTTTGTAGGGGCAGCCTATTATATGGCCTATCTGCGCAAAACGCCTGCAGCTGTTCAAGCGGTAGAAGGCGTAGCCGCTTCCGGTGTGAAGAAACACGCTTAA
- a CDS encoding formate--tetrahydrofolate ligase codes for MRLITEVASAAGINEEHLELYGKYKSKLAPSLWEELKHKPDGKLVLVTAVNPTPAGEGKTLTTIGLAQAMNAAGVKTVAALREPSLGPCLGMKGGATGGGKAQIVPADEINLHFTGDIHAVTSAHNLLSAMIDNHIFQGNHLGLDPQRIVWKRVLDMNDRSLRSIVTGLGDGNGTVRESGFQITTASEIMAVLCLCSDLADLKQRLSRMLVGYDMQGQPVTAKDIGAVEAMTALLKEAVKPNLVQTLEGTPVIVHGGPFANIAHGCSSVIGTRYALKLGEVVVTEAGFGADLGAEKFMDIKCRQAGLAPSAAVLVVTVKSLKYNGGVRKEELYASNRAALLSGLANMERHIENLGKFGVPVLVALNHFEGDAPDEVSDVLEACRRLGVPVAVSKVWAEGSAGGQELAAELTKLLGRDQAVKFTPLYEDHLDIPSKINKIVTEIYHGSGVAFSPAAKRSLAVIEKLGLQKLQVCMAKTPYSFSDQPRLLGAPEGFTMGIRDITLSLGAGFAVVITGNIVTMPGLPAKPAAEGLRVDEDGVLHGLE; via the coding sequence ATGAGGTTAATTACAGAGGTGGCGTCAGCAGCAGGGATCAATGAGGAGCATTTGGAGCTTTACGGTAAATATAAAAGCAAGCTCGCCCCGTCCTTATGGGAGGAACTCAAGCATAAACCGGATGGCAAGCTGGTCCTGGTTACTGCAGTTAATCCTACCCCCGCAGGGGAAGGCAAGACGTTAACAACCATCGGGCTGGCCCAGGCGATGAATGCGGCAGGAGTTAAGACGGTAGCCGCGCTTCGCGAGCCTTCGCTCGGGCCTTGCCTGGGGATGAAGGGCGGAGCTACCGGCGGCGGCAAGGCGCAGATTGTTCCGGCTGATGAGATCAATCTTCACTTTACAGGCGATATCCACGCGGTTACATCTGCGCATAATCTGCTGTCGGCGATGATTGATAACCATATATTCCAGGGCAACCATCTGGGGCTTGATCCGCAGCGCATCGTCTGGAAACGCGTCCTGGACATGAATGACCGGAGCCTGCGCAGCATTGTGACCGGGCTGGGAGACGGCAATGGTACAGTACGCGAGAGCGGATTCCAGATTACAACGGCTTCTGAGATCATGGCCGTGCTCTGTCTGTGCAGCGATCTTGCCGACCTGAAGCAGCGGCTGAGCCGGATGCTGGTCGGCTATGACATGCAGGGCCAGCCGGTGACGGCCAAGGATATCGGCGCGGTGGAGGCCATGACTGCGCTGCTAAAAGAAGCGGTGAAGCCTAATCTGGTGCAGACGCTGGAAGGAACGCCGGTGATTGTCCACGGCGGGCCTTTCGCCAACATCGCCCACGGCTGCAGCAGCGTCATCGGTACCCGCTATGCGCTCAAGCTGGGCGAGGTGGTCGTGACGGAAGCCGGCTTCGGAGCCGATCTGGGTGCAGAGAAATTCATGGATATCAAATGCCGCCAGGCGGGCCTTGCCCCTTCAGCAGCAGTGCTCGTTGTTACGGTGAAATCGCTGAAGTACAACGGCGGTGTGCGAAAGGAAGAGCTGTATGCCAGCAACCGGGCCGCGCTGCTCTCGGGACTTGCGAACATGGAGCGCCATATTGAGAATCTTGGTAAATTCGGTGTGCCGGTACTGGTGGCGCTGAATCACTTTGAGGGCGATGCGCCGGATGAAGTGAGCGATGTGCTGGAAGCCTGCCGCCGTTTGGGTGTACCTGTTGCCGTCTCTAAGGTATGGGCCGAAGGCAGTGCGGGCGGGCAGGAGCTGGCAGCCGAGCTGACGAAGCTGCTGGGCCGGGACCAGGCCGTGAAGTTCACTCCGCTGTATGAGGATCACCTGGACATTCCGTCCAAGATCAACAAAATCGTCACCGAAATCTATCACGGCTCAGGGGTAGCCTTCTCACCGGCGGCGAAACGCAGTCTAGCTGTCATCGAGAAGCTTGGTCTGCAGAAGCTTCAGGTATGTATGGCCAAAACCCCTTATTCCTTCTCTGACCAGCCGAGACTGCTTGGCGCCCCTGAGGGCTTCACAATGGGCATCCGGGATATTACATTGTCGCTTGGTGCCGGTTTTGCTGTTGTGATTACAGGCAATATCGTCACCATGCCGGGGCTTCCGGCCAAGCCGGCGGCTGAAGGGCTGCGGGTGGACGAAGACGGTGTACTTCACGGTCTGGAATAG
- a CDS encoding DEAD/DEAH box helicase, translating to MTDLLKGQGIVKPTPVQEESIPPLVQGLDVIARAKTGTGKTLAFLLPIMDKIRVEAAYPQALILAPTRELALQITEEARKLARHTGVKILAVYGGQDVEKQLRKLEGGRHLIIGTPGRVLDHMRRETLDLNGVKMLVLDEADQMLHMGFLEDVETIITAVPYRRQTMLFSATMPDPIKRLAANYMKEPLDIIIKSGSPIPLDNIRQQVVECSDRNKEEALQALIERDRPYLAIIFCRTKRRVSKLNEALQAAGYDCDELHGDLSQGKREAVMKRFRDAKLQLLVATDVAARGLDVEGITHVFNYDLPLDADSYIHRIGRTGRAGGKGLAITLASPREYNLLDLIEHGISQRLDRRRYEKDEFGVGEFTAVQGGGSPRGGRRSGAPEPARAGRGGRGQGRSGGAPRAEAGARPGGRARGKEAGSWDAPAETRGRKEAAGGKRSGYAAAAPRGGESAGKGAAKPRPGGGYGSFDPRSNSAAAGSAPGAKAAGQRGGRGAAGSGGGPSSGYSTNVARGAEAGGFSYGASKGAGSGSGYNPGGAQASPKHRANVARSNEAGAWSSSAPASKGGGGSRGGSKGGKGGFGSGGRSGGSGSQSRGGSRGKNAGGSRGGRGSSR from the coding sequence TTGACTGATCTGCTAAAAGGACAAGGCATCGTCAAGCCGACGCCGGTCCAGGAAGAATCCATTCCGCCGCTGGTGCAGGGTCTGGACGTCATTGCCAGAGCAAAGACGGGTACGGGGAAGACACTGGCCTTCCTGCTGCCGATTATGGACAAGATCCGCGTAGAGGCGGCTTATCCGCAGGCGCTGATTCTCGCGCCGACGCGCGAGCTGGCACTGCAAATAACCGAAGAGGCGCGCAAGCTGGCGCGTCATACGGGTGTGAAGATTCTGGCTGTATACGGCGGACAGGATGTGGAGAAGCAGCTGCGTAAGCTGGAAGGCGGCAGACATCTGATTATCGGTACGCCGGGACGAGTACTTGACCATATGCGCCGCGAGACGCTGGATCTGAACGGAGTAAAGATGCTCGTTCTCGATGAAGCAGACCAAATGCTTCATATGGGTTTCCTGGAGGATGTAGAGACTATTATTACGGCTGTGCCTTACCGCCGTCAGACGATGCTGTTCTCTGCGACGATGCCGGATCCGATCAAACGTCTGGCTGCGAATTATATGAAGGAGCCGCTTGATATTATCATCAAGAGCGGCTCGCCGATCCCGCTGGACAATATCCGCCAGCAGGTCGTTGAATGCTCAGATCGCAATAAGGAAGAAGCGCTGCAGGCACTGATTGAGCGGGACCGTCCGTACCTCGCGATTATTTTCTGCCGGACCAAACGCCGGGTCTCGAAGCTGAACGAAGCGCTGCAGGCGGCAGGCTATGACTGCGATGAGCTGCATGGCGATCTGTCCCAGGGCAAGCGTGAAGCGGTCATGAAGCGGTTCCGCGATGCCAAGCTGCAGCTCCTGGTTGCAACGGACGTTGCCGCCCGGGGTCTTGACGTTGAAGGGATTACCCATGTCTTCAACTATGACCTTCCGCTGGATGCGGACAGCTATATCCACCGGATCGGCCGGACCGGCCGGGCCGGCGGCAAAGGCCTGGCGATCACCCTCGCCTCGCCGCGTGAATACAACCTGCTCGACCTGATCGAGCATGGGATTTCCCAGCGGCTGGACCGCCGCCGCTACGAGAAGGATGAATTCGGCGTAGGCGAATTCACCGCAGTGCAGGGCGGCGGCTCCCCGCGGGGCGGCCGCCGGAGCGGCGCGCCGGAACCGGCGCGTGCCGGCCGCGGCGGGCGCGGCCAGGGACGCAGCGGCGGAGCGCCGCGTGCGGAAGCCGGTGCACGTCCGGGCGGACGCGCACGCGGCAAGGAAGCAGGCAGCTGGGACGCGCCTGCCGAAACCCGCGGCCGCAAGGAAGCGGCCGGGGGCAAGCGCAGCGGCTATGCTGCAGCTGCGCCTAGAGGCGGGGAATCCGCCGGCAAAGGCGCGGCGAAGCCAAGACCGGGCGGCGGCTACGGCAGCTTCGACCCCCGCAGTAACAGCGCGGCTGCAGGCTCTGCACCCGGCGCGAAAGCCGCCGGCCAGCGCGGCGGCAGAGGGGCCGCCGGTTCAGGTGGCGGCCCGAGCAGCGGCTACAGCACCAATGTAGCCCGTGGCGCGGAAGCCGGCGGCTTCAGCTACGGCGCCTCCAAAGGTGCCGGCTCCGGCAGCGGCTACAATCCGGGCGGGGCTCAGGCCAGCCCTAAGCATAGAGCCAACGTGGCCCGCAGCAATGAGGCAGGTGCCTGGAGCTCGTCCGCACCGGCTTCTAAGGGCGGCGGCGGTTCACGCGGCGGCTCCAAGGGCGGCAAAGGCGGCTTCGGCTCGGGCGGACGCAGCGGCGGAAGCGGCAGCCAGTCCCGTGGCGGCAGCCGCGGCAAGAATGCAGGCGGCTCACGCGGCGGACGCGGCTCATCCAGATAA